The proteins below come from a single Sorghum bicolor cultivar BTx623 chromosome 4, Sorghum_bicolor_NCBIv3, whole genome shotgun sequence genomic window:
- the LOC110434935 gene encoding glycerate dehydrogenase isoform X2, whose protein sequence is MAKPISIEVWNPSGKYRVVSTKSMPGTRWIRLLTDNDCRLEICTEQKTILSVDDILALIGDRCDGVIGQLTEDWGDVLFSALKRAGGTAFSNMAVGYNNVDVEAANRNGIAVGNTPGVLTETTAELAASLTLSAARRIVEADQFMRAGLYDGWLPHLFVGNLLKGQTVGVIGAGRIGSAYARMMIEGFKMNLIYYDLYQATRLEKFVTAYGQFLKANGEEPVTWKRAATMEDVLREADVISLHPVLDKTTYHLINPERLAIMKKEAVLVNASRGPVIDEVALVEHLKANPMFRVGLDVFEDEPYMKPGLADMKNAVVVPHIASASKWTREGMATLTALNVLACHRQSFRSQR, encoded by the exons ATGGCGAAGCCCATCTCCATTGAGGTGTGGAACCCCAGCGGCAAGTACCGCGTGGTGAGCACCAAGTCCATGCCGGGCACGCGATGGATCCGCCTGCTCACCGACAACGACTGCCGCCTTGAG ATATGCACCGAGCAGAAGACCATCCTCTCAGTGGACGACATCCTGGCGCTCATCGGCGATCGCTGTGACGGCGTGATTGGACAGCTCACTGAGGACTGGGGGGACGTGCTCTTCTCTGCGCTCAAGCGCGCCGGAGGCACGGCCTTCAGCAACATGGCCGTCGGCTACAACAACGTCGACGTCGAGGCTGCCAACAGGAACGGAATCGCCGTCGGCAACACGCCT GGTGTTCTGACGGAGACGACGGCTGAGCTCGCGGCCTCCCTCACGCTGTCGGCAGCCAGGAGGATCGTCGAGGCCGACCAGTTCATGAGGGCTGGTCTCTACGACGGATGGCTCCCACACCT GTTCGTTGGCAACCTGCTCAAGGGGCAGACTGTTGGAGTCATTGGAGCTGGTCGCATTGGCTCTGCCTATGCACGCATGATG ATTGAGGGCTTCAAGATGAATCTCATCTACTACGACCTGTATCAGGCCACACGGCTTGAGAAGTTTGTCACAG CATATGGGCAGTTCCTGAAAGCAAATGGTGAGGAGCCTGTCACCTGGAAGAGGGCCGCCACCATGGAGGATGTCCTCAGGGAGGCTGATGTG ATAAGTCTGCATCCGGTTCTGGACAAGACCACGTACCATCTGATAAACCCTGAAAGGCTGGCCATCATGAAGAAGGAGGCTGTTCTTGTGAATGCAAGCCGAGGGCCCGTGATCGATGAAGTCGCCCTGGTGGAGCACCTCAAGGCTAACCCCATGTTTCGTGTTGGCCTCGACGTCTTTGAG GATGAGCCTTACATGAAACCTGGTCTCGCTGACATGAAGAATGCCGTCGTTGTGCCGCACATTGCATCAGCCTCCAAG TGGACCCGTGAGGGAATGGCAACACTGACTGCTCTCAACGTTCTT GCCTGCCATCGGCAAAGCTTTAGGAGCCAACGCTGA
- the LOC8074154 gene encoding SKP1-like protein 1A, which produces MASEGDNKKMITLRSSDNEEFEVEEAVAMESQTIRHMIEDDCADNGIPLPNVNSKILSKVIEYCNKHVHAAAKPAEGADANAAAAAGGGEDLKNWDAEFVKVDQATLFDLILAANYLNIKGLLDLTCQTVADMIKGKTPEEIRKTFNIKNDFTQEEEDEIRRENQWAFE; this is translated from the exons ATGGCGTCCGAGGGCGACAACAAGAAGATGATTACCCTGAGGAGCTCCGACAACGAGGAGTTCGaggtggaggaggcggtggcCATGGAGTCGCAGACCATCCGCCACATGATCGAGGACGACTGCGCCGACAACGGCATCCCGCTCCCCAACGTCAACTCGAAGATCCTCTCCAAGGTCATCGAGTACTGCAACAAGCACGTCCACGCCGCCGCCAAGCCCGCTGAAGGCGCGGACGCCAACGCAGCCGCCGCAGCCGGGGGCGGCGAGGACCTCAAGAACTGGGACGCGGAGTTCGTCAAGGTCGACCAGGCTACGCTCTTCGACCTCATCCTG GCTGCCAACTATCTGAACATCAAGGGATTGCTGGACCTGACCTGCCAGACAGTTGCTGACATGATCAAGGGCAAAACTCCGGAGGAGATCCGCAAGACATTCAACATCAAGAACGACTTCACTCAagaggaggaggatgagatccGCAGGGAGAACCAGTGGGCCTTTGAGTGA
- the LOC110434935 gene encoding glycerate dehydrogenase isoform X1, with amino-acid sequence MAKPISIEVWNPSGKYRVVSTKSMPGTRWIRLLTDNDCRLEICTEQKTILSVDDILALIGDRCDGVIGQLTEDWGDVLFSALKRAGGTAFSNMAVGYNNVDVEAANRNGIAVGNTPGVLTETTAELAASLTLSAARRIVEADQFMRAGLYDGWLPHLFVGNLLKGQTVGVIGAGRIGSAYARMMIEGFKMNLIYYDLYQATRLEKFVTAYGQFLKANGEEPVTWKRAATMEDVLREADVISLHPVLDKTTYHLINPERLAIMKKEAVLVNASRGPVIDEVALVEHLKANPMFRVGLDVFEDEPYMKPGLADMKNAVVVPHIASASKWTREGMATLTALNVLGKIKGYPVWGNPNQVEPFLDENSTPPRACPSIVNAKQLGLPSAKL; translated from the exons ATGGCGAAGCCCATCTCCATTGAGGTGTGGAACCCCAGCGGCAAGTACCGCGTGGTGAGCACCAAGTCCATGCCGGGCACGCGATGGATCCGCCTGCTCACCGACAACGACTGCCGCCTTGAG ATATGCACCGAGCAGAAGACCATCCTCTCAGTGGACGACATCCTGGCGCTCATCGGCGATCGCTGTGACGGCGTGATTGGACAGCTCACTGAGGACTGGGGGGACGTGCTCTTCTCTGCGCTCAAGCGCGCCGGAGGCACGGCCTTCAGCAACATGGCCGTCGGCTACAACAACGTCGACGTCGAGGCTGCCAACAGGAACGGAATCGCCGTCGGCAACACGCCT GGTGTTCTGACGGAGACGACGGCTGAGCTCGCGGCCTCCCTCACGCTGTCGGCAGCCAGGAGGATCGTCGAGGCCGACCAGTTCATGAGGGCTGGTCTCTACGACGGATGGCTCCCACACCT GTTCGTTGGCAACCTGCTCAAGGGGCAGACTGTTGGAGTCATTGGAGCTGGTCGCATTGGCTCTGCCTATGCACGCATGATG ATTGAGGGCTTCAAGATGAATCTCATCTACTACGACCTGTATCAGGCCACACGGCTTGAGAAGTTTGTCACAG CATATGGGCAGTTCCTGAAAGCAAATGGTGAGGAGCCTGTCACCTGGAAGAGGGCCGCCACCATGGAGGATGTCCTCAGGGAGGCTGATGTG ATAAGTCTGCATCCGGTTCTGGACAAGACCACGTACCATCTGATAAACCCTGAAAGGCTGGCCATCATGAAGAAGGAGGCTGTTCTTGTGAATGCAAGCCGAGGGCCCGTGATCGATGAAGTCGCCCTGGTGGAGCACCTCAAGGCTAACCCCATGTTTCGTGTTGGCCTCGACGTCTTTGAG GATGAGCCTTACATGAAACCTGGTCTCGCTGACATGAAGAATGCCGTCGTTGTGCCGCACATTGCATCAGCCTCCAAG TGGACCCGTGAGGGAATGGCAACACTGACTGCTCTCAACGTTCTT GGTAAGATCAAGGGTTACCCTGTGTGGGGAAACCCCAATCAGGTGGAGCCCTTCTTGGACGAGAATTCGACGCCACCGCGTGCCTGCCCAAGCATCGTTAATGCCAAACAGCTTG GCCTGCCATCGGCAAAGCTTTAG
- the LOC8066468 gene encoding GDSL esterase/lipase EXL3 translates to MHDLLVLAPRCLIGLATLLDSTAYIHALGVAVLRAQAAQAIYAVRCGAAFFFFFFFFFPNNIYRIDRSSRSVGPHSSALLLHFTSLHFTSFSSPLLSSPVVAAVSSIHRGARRDHLSILLYIHRSIDRPAGEQPKQRRQEEMWPVVLVVVLILFGGPVTSASSAAGGGNNNATRAAGNNGGGNKPQHQKKPLAPALIVFGDSIVDPGNNNDIRTIVKANFPPYGNDFQNHRPTGRFCNGRIPTDFIASRLGIKDLLPPYLSAQPLDKHDLLTGVSFASGGTGFDPLTPQLASVISLPDQLTMFHDYLAKVRDAAGVGDGDARVSDILSRGVFAICAGSDDVANTYFTMRARSNYDHASYADLLVHHATAFVENLIRAGARRVAFIGIPPIGCVPSQRTMSGGLDRGCSQGHNEVAVAYNAGMVQQLAALRAKYPGTRLVFMDIYGFLYDMMMHPQSYGFTQSTRGCCGTGLLEVSVLCNAVTSAVCQDVGDYLFWDSYHPTEKAYKVLADFVFDNYVKLILV, encoded by the coding sequence ATGCATGACCTGCTAGTGCTAGCCCCCCGGTGCCTTATTGGCCTGGCCACGCTGCTGGATTCTACAGCATATATACATGCACTGGGTGTAGCTGTGCTCAGGGCTCAGGCAGCTCAAGCTATATACgcggtgcggtgcggtgcggcattcttcttcttcttcttcttcttcttccccaatAACATATATAGGATCGATCGATCCAGTCGGTCGGTCGGTCCACACAGCTCTGCTCTGCTGCTTCACTTCACTTCACTTCACTTCACTtccttctcctctcctctcctctcctctccagtGGTTGCAGCAGTGTCTTCAATTCATAGAGGCGCGCGGCGCGACCATCTatctattttattatatatacatcgATCGATCGACCGGCCGGCCGGTGAGCAACCAAAGCAAAGGCGGCAAGAAGAAATGTGGCCCGTCGTGTTGGTGGTGGTGCTCATCTTGTTCGGCGGCCCCGTTACCAGTGCATCATCAGCCGCAGGTGGTGGCAACAACAACGCCACGAGAGCAGCAGGCAACAATGGTGGTGGCAATAAGCCGCAGCACCAGAAGAAGCCGCTGGCGCCTGCGCTGATCGTTTTCGGCGACTCCATCGTGGACCCCGGCAACAACAACGACATCCGCACCATCGTGAAGGCCAACTTCCCGCCCTACGGCAACGACTTCCAGAACCACCGACCCACGGGCAGGTTCTGCAACGGCAGGATACCCACCGACTTCATCGCCTCCCGCCTGGGCATCAAGGACCTGCTGCCGCCCTACCTCTCCGCTCAGCCGCTCGACAAGCACGACCTCCTCACCGGCGTCAGCTTCGCGTCCGGCGGCACCGGCTTCGACCCGCTCACCCCGCAGCTTGCCTCCGTCATCTCGCTCCCCGACCAGCTCACCATGTTCCACGACTACCTGGCCAAGGTGCGCGACGCCGCCGGTGTCGGTGATGGTGATGCCAGGGTCTCCGACATCCTGTCCCGGGGCGTCTTCGCCATCTGCGCCGGAAGCGACGACGTGGCCAACACCTACTTCACCATGCGCGCCCGCAGCAACTACGACCACGCCTCCTACGCCGACCTCCTGGTGCACCACGCCACGGCCTTCGTCGAGAACCTCATCCGCGCAGGGGCGCGCCGCGTCGCCTTCATCGGCATCCCGCCCATCGGCTGCGTCCCGTCGCAGCGCACCATGTCCGGCGGCCTCGACCGCGGCTGCTCCCAGGGACACAACGAGGTCGCCGTCGCCTACAACGCCGGCATGGTGCAGCAGCTGGCGGCGCTAAGGGCAAAGTACCCCGGCACGCGGCTCGTCTTCATGGACATCTACGGATTCCTCTACGACATGATGATGCACCCGCAGAGCTACGGATTCACCCAGTCCACCAGGGGATGCTGCGGCACCGGCCTTCTCGAGGTCTCCGTCCTCTGCAACGCCGTCACCTCCGCCGTCTGCCAGGACGTCGGCGACTACCTCTTCTGGGACAGCTACCACCCCACGGAGAAGGCCTACAAGGTCCTCGCCGACTTCGTCTTCGACAACTACGTCAAGCTCATCCTCGTCTGA